The following nucleotide sequence is from Nitratidesulfovibrio termitidis HI1.
CAAGGCCGCTGCCGCGCCGACTGTGCCGCAGACGGCCAAGGGCGACCATGCCATCACCTCGGCCACCATCAAGTTCTCGGGCAGCACGGCCATCCTGCACCTGCAAGGCGATGCGCCCATCCAGTACAAGTACATCGTGTTGCCCAACCCCGACCGGCTGGCCCTGGACCTGGTCGGCGCATGGTCGGTGTCCGCGCCTGTGGTGCCATCCAACCGGGTCATCGAGAAGGTGCGCGTGGGTCGCTACGGTGAAAACACCCGCATCGTGCTGGACCTGAAGGCCGCGCCCACCAAGCATGAAGTGGTGAAGAGCGGGGATAAGGGCATCGAGGTCCGCGTCCAATAAGCTTCGGCACACTTGCCTTGATTGCCTGATTCGGAAACAGCCCCTGACTATCGAGATACTTCGCAAACGCAAAAAGCGGGATGGCATGCGCCGTCCCGCTTTTTTCATGTCCGCCGTCCGAAAAGGGGCGCGGCGTGCGGCCCGAAGGGGCTATTCCACGTCGAATCCGGCCTTGCGGATGGCGGCCTTCACGGCATCCACGTCCACCGGGGCCGTTTCCGTCCATACGGCCTCGCCCTTTTCCAGGCTGACGTCCACGTCCTTGACGCCGGAAACCCCGGCAACGGCCTTGGTTACGGACATCTTGCAGTGATTGCACGACATTCCCTTCACGGTAACGCTGGGCATGGCTGGCTCCTTGGCTTGCGGGTCATGAATGTTGCGCGTGCCCTTGCCTTGCGGCGGGCACGGGATTACTTGAATGAGAACGCCTTTCAACAACATAGGCTCCGGGGTGCGGTTTGGCAACAGGCCGCCGTG
It contains:
- a CDS encoding heavy-metal-associated domain-containing protein, which encodes MPSVTVKGMSCNHCKMSVTKAVAGVSGVKDVDVSLEKGEAVWTETAPVDVDAVKAAIRKAGFDVE